The following proteins are encoded in a genomic region of Bernardetia sp. MNP-M8:
- a CDS encoding reverse transcriptase family protein: MAKDDNSLKYKKYEKAFSEKARENGYSEDIIIKCLAYAKPIISRGFPVIYNTTHLCGLVGYNESYIKRAAKSKPTTTILYSSQNKKTKSFYRRFSIKKKDGTERILFEPLPSLKEIQHWILNNILYHIEVSKYAKGYIPKRSIKGHLKYHVNNSELLVLDIANFFPSIQQSFVEDVFLGIGYSHKISNLLARLCCKNNSLPQGAPTSPYLSNIILASFDKDIAEYCNEKNLYYTRYADDLAFSTKKTKEGNTIRFSSDELIGLVKSKLAPLNLRLNSQKTSLMLSQHPHFISNISVLKKAQVPKKRRNDIRNQMFYIKKFGLKDHVQHINRKNETQIDSYKYLKHLLGKVNYVLTINSKDEEFIGYKDYLYGLVNEDLADESK, translated from the coding sequence ATGGCTAAAGATGACAATTCTTTGAAATATAAGAAATATGAAAAAGCATTTTCTGAGAAAGCTAGAGAAAATGGCTACTCTGAAGATATTATAATCAAATGTCTTGCTTATGCAAAACCAATAATATCTAGAGGCTTCCCTGTTATATATAATACCACACACTTATGTGGTCTAGTGGGCTATAATGAGAGTTATATAAAAAGAGCAGCCAAATCTAAACCTACAACTACAATACTTTATAGTTCTCAAAATAAAAAAACTAAATCGTTTTATAGACGTTTTAGCATAAAGAAAAAAGATGGAACTGAAAGAATTTTGTTTGAACCTCTTCCTAGCCTCAAAGAAATTCAACATTGGATATTAAACAATATACTTTACCATATTGAAGTAAGTAAATATGCAAAAGGATATATACCTAAACGTAGTATAAAAGGACACTTAAAATATCATGTCAATAATAGTGAGCTTCTTGTACTGGATATAGCCAATTTTTTTCCTAGTATACAACAATCGTTTGTTGAAGATGTATTTTTAGGCATAGGCTATTCACATAAAATATCAAATTTATTAGCTAGACTTTGTTGTAAAAATAATTCTTTGCCACAAGGCGCACCAACAAGTCCATATTTATCTAATATAATCTTAGCTTCTTTTGATAAAGATATAGCAGAGTATTGTAATGAAAAGAATTTATATTATACACGTTATGCAGATGATCTAGCATTTTCCACAAAAAAAACAAAAGAGGGAAATACTATTCGTTTTTCTTCTGACGAACTTATTGGACTGGTAAAAAGTAAATTAGCCCCTTTAAATTTACGCTTGAATAGTCAAAAAACAAGTCTAATGCTTTCACAACATCCTCACTTCATATCAAATATAAGTGTTCTAAAAAAAGCACAAGTTCCTAAAAAAAGACGTAATGATATTAGAAACCAAATGTTTTATATCAAAAAATTTGGTCTAAAAGATCATGTACAACATATAAATCGAAAAAATGAAACTCAAATAGATTCTTACAAATACCTCAAGCATTTATTAGGTAAAGTAAATTATGTATTAACTATCAATTCCAAAGATGAGGAGTTTATTGGATATAAAGATTACTTGTATGGTTTAGTGAATGAAGATTTAGCAGATGAATCTAAATAG
- a CDS encoding Nif3-like dinuclear metal center hexameric protein, translating to MTYTFSQITSYLESIAPLNFQESYDNSGLLVGNTNTEITGILVSLDTIESVIEEAKAKNCNLIVAHHPIIFRGLKSLTGKNYIERTVIKAIQEGIGIYAIHTNLDNIQDGVNAKIAEKIGLINTQILSPKPTIFHKGNNETQNVGSGMIGELSEAISATAFLANLKSKMNLPLIKHTSLKNFKDRKVKKIAICGGAGSFLLKEALKKEADFFITGDYKYHEFFDAEDKIVICDIGHYESEVFTKDLLVDFLQEKFSDIKIIACEMNTNPVEYYF from the coding sequence ATGACTTATACTTTTTCTCAAATTACATCTTACTTAGAATCTATTGCTCCACTCAACTTTCAAGAATCGTATGATAATTCTGGACTTTTGGTAGGAAATACTAATACAGAAATTACAGGTATTTTGGTGTCTTTAGATACAATTGAATCCGTTATTGAAGAAGCAAAAGCAAAAAACTGCAATCTGATTGTGGCACATCATCCTATTATTTTTAGAGGGTTGAAAAGCCTTACAGGAAAAAATTATATTGAAAGAACGGTTATAAAAGCTATTCAAGAAGGTATTGGTATTTATGCCATTCATACTAATTTGGATAATATTCAAGATGGAGTAAACGCAAAAATAGCCGAAAAAATAGGACTTATTAATACACAAATTTTATCTCCCAAACCTACTATTTTTCATAAAGGAAATAATGAAACTCAAAACGTAGGCTCTGGAATGATTGGGGAATTATCAGAAGCCATTTCTGCCACTGCTTTTCTAGCAAATCTCAAATCAAAAATGAATTTGCCTTTGATAAAACATACTAGCTTAAAGAACTTCAAGGATAGAAAAGTTAAAAAAATTGCCATTTGTGGTGGTGCAGGAAGTTTTCTTTTAAAAGAAGCTCTCAAAAAAGAAGCTGATTTTTTTATTACAGGAGATTACAAATATCACGAGTTTTTTGATGCTGAAGATAAAATTGTGATTTGTGATATTGGACACTATGAAAGTGAAGTTTTTACGAAAGATTTATTGGTTGATTTCCTTCAAGAAAAGTTTTCAGATATAAAAATTATAGCTTGTGAAATGAATACAAATCCAGTAGAATATTATTTTTAA
- a CDS encoding cyclic nucleotide-binding domain-containing protein: MIDRINKVESLKQSPLFTSLPQEALEKIAAKAKMRQFFPDETVVWQGKASDSLYLIINGIVAVKKIIASGKEQIFAYLMAGNTFGEVGILENQPRSATVSALSDVDVLVIQRDDFIQMMYDYPQIGIGLCKMLGKYLVESNRRQTRASKKARLILVFSLTPNAGGTNIGNSLARILHAQTKQTTVYTEYPTPQNLISDLNIRKRAKIYNHNAGYDILLSQDENTDLPLSARLTLFLDTMMSDYENIIITLKNQTYIDENLAMLLEFVNQIIIVSPPLEEAMHVVPKLQKQIRDHVRSDEATIFTIINRCSPEHEKTKIKAGSDFDVPYIPNLPLLVDSEDANYKIPRPIEEMLGAIIDRLERTHQIGVFIPSTISVDKPIDTTKYVEQTLKFLAERFGGATSKEAKGVWNSEKAGLVDEKVYVVHTYVTQKDMNKYLDEVVDYIKMLKVELQQEAMALEIDKKMTII; this comes from the coding sequence GTGATAGATAGAATTAATAAAGTAGAATCGCTCAAACAATCTCCTCTTTTTACTTCACTTCCTCAAGAAGCACTAGAAAAAATAGCTGCAAAGGCAAAAATGCGCCAGTTTTTTCCTGATGAAACGGTTGTTTGGCAAGGAAAGGCAAGTGATAGTTTGTATTTGATTATCAATGGAATTGTGGCAGTAAAGAAAATTATTGCAAGTGGAAAAGAACAAATTTTTGCTTATCTGATGGCAGGAAATACATTTGGAGAAGTAGGAATATTAGAAAATCAACCTCGTTCGGCTACCGTTTCGGCATTGAGTGATGTTGATGTGTTGGTTATTCAGCGAGATGATTTTATACAGATGATGTACGATTATCCTCAAATCGGAATTGGTCTTTGTAAAATGTTAGGAAAGTATTTGGTAGAATCAAATAGAAGACAAACAAGAGCATCAAAAAAGGCTCGTTTGATTTTGGTTTTTAGTCTTACACCAAATGCAGGAGGAACAAATATTGGCAACTCTTTGGCTCGTATTTTACACGCACAAACCAAACAAACAACTGTTTATACAGAGTACCCAACACCTCAAAATTTGATTTCGGATTTGAATATTCGTAAAAGAGCAAAGATTTATAACCATAATGCAGGCTATGATATTTTGCTTTCTCAAGATGAAAATACCGATTTGCCACTTTCTGCTCGTCTGACGTTGTTTTTAGATACAATGATGTCAGATTATGAAAATATCATCATTACGCTAAAAAATCAAACCTATATTGATGAGAATTTGGCAATGCTACTAGAATTTGTCAATCAGATTATTATTGTTTCCCCACCTTTGGAGGAAGCGATGCATGTTGTTCCAAAATTACAAAAACAAATTCGTGACCATGTGCGAAGTGATGAGGCTACCATTTTTACTATTATCAATCGTTGTAGTCCAGAACACGAAAAAACAAAAATTAAAGCAGGTTCAGATTTTGATGTTCCTTATATTCCAAATTTGCCTTTACTTGTAGATTCGGAAGATGCAAACTACAAAATTCCTCGTCCAATAGAAGAAATGTTAGGTGCGATTATAGACCGTTTGGAACGAACACATCAAATTGGCGTTTTTATTCCTTCTACTATTTCAGTTGATAAGCCGATTGATACAACTAAGTATGTCGAACAAACACTCAAATTTTTGGCAGAACGTTTTGGAGGAGCAACAAGCAAAGAAGCAAAAGGCGTTTGGAATAGCGAAAAAGCAGGTTTGGTAGATGAAAAAGTATATGTAGTTCATACCTACGTTACGCAAAAAGACATGAATAAATACCTTGATGAAGTAGTCGATTATATCAAAATGCTAAAAGTAGAACTACAACAAGAAGCAATGGCTTTAGAAATTGATAAGAAAATGACGATTATTTAA
- a CDS encoding phosphoribosylaminoimidazolesuccinocarboxamide synthase: MTSKSSLKDSTLDSDSKMKFKNQTDFYQGKVRDVYSFPNFVAMVASDRISAFDVVLPKPIPYKGQVLNQLAAYFLENAKDIVPNWFETSPHPQVSIGKKAKTLPVEMVIRGYLAGHAWRTYKEGKRILCGVELPEGMKENDKFPTPIITPSTKAENGAHDEDISETEILKQGLVTEAQWKKMVEYTHSLFRRGTALAAERGLILVDTKYEFGVYVDETENNEDRVILIDEIHTPDSSRYFYSKEYHEKQEKGERQNQLSKEFVREWLMENGFQGKEGQKIPEMTPEVTERISQRYCHLYFLLTGKELDKNPDLMNEKSIEQAIISYQSSLVGGN; encoded by the coding sequence ATGACTTCTAAATCTTCTTTAAAAGATTCTACATTAGATTCAGATTCTAAAATGAAATTTAAAAACCAAACTGATTTTTATCAAGGAAAAGTAAGAGATGTATATTCTTTTCCAAATTTTGTAGCAATGGTTGCCTCTGACCGTATTTCTGCGTTTGATGTAGTTTTGCCAAAACCAATTCCTTATAAAGGTCAAGTTTTGAATCAACTGGCAGCTTACTTTCTTGAAAATGCAAAAGATATTGTTCCAAACTGGTTCGAAACAAGTCCACATCCACAAGTCAGTATTGGAAAAAAAGCCAAAACACTACCTGTCGAAATGGTTATTCGTGGTTATTTGGCTGGACACGCTTGGAGAACTTACAAAGAAGGAAAAAGAATTCTTTGTGGCGTAGAATTACCTGAAGGAATGAAAGAAAATGATAAATTTCCAACTCCTATCATTACACCTTCTACAAAAGCTGAAAATGGAGCGCACGATGAAGATATTTCAGAAACAGAAATTTTGAAACAGGGCTTAGTTACAGAAGCACAATGGAAAAAAATGGTAGAATATACACATTCCCTTTTTAGAAGGGGAACTGCACTTGCAGCCGAACGTGGTCTTATTTTGGTAGATACAAAATATGAATTTGGTGTCTATGTTGATGAAACTGAAAATAATGAAGACAGAGTAATTTTAATAGATGAAATTCATACGCCTGATTCTTCCCGTTATTTTTATTCAAAAGAATATCACGAAAAACAGGAAAAAGGAGAACGTCAGAATCAACTTTCTAAAGAATTTGTAAGAGAGTGGCTCATGGAAAATGGTTTTCAGGGAAAAGAAGGACAAAAAATTCCTGAAATGACTCCAGAGGTTACTGAAAGAATTTCTCAACGCTATTGTCATCTTTATTTTTTACTGACAGGAAAAGAATTAGACAAAAATCCTGATTTAATGAATGAAAAAAGCATTGAACAGGCAATTATCAGTTATCAATCTTCTTTAGTTGGTGGTAATTAG
- a CDS encoding bifunctional nuclease family protein produces MNKIRLQILGLSSSQSQSDSFALILEEEEGNRRLPIIIGRFEAQAIAIEIEKVTSTRPMTHDLFKSLATQFQFKLNEIVISDLREGIFYAEMIYVDEREGKKIIVDARPSDAIAIGLRFDAPIFTTDTIMREAGITTTNSEEGEALEQEESAKEPKKKKTKKKAVSLEAMSVTELEAEMEKAVADEDYEKAAKIRDEMNKRN; encoded by the coding sequence GTGAACAAAATTCGCTTACAAATATTAGGACTTTCCTCTAGTCAATCTCAATCCGATTCTTTTGCCTTAATTTTGGAAGAAGAAGAAGGAAATCGCCGTTTACCTATTATTATAGGTAGATTTGAAGCACAGGCAATTGCCATAGAAATAGAAAAAGTTACTTCTACACGTCCTATGACGCACGATTTATTCAAATCTTTAGCAACTCAATTTCAATTTAAACTCAATGAAATCGTAATTTCTGACCTTCGTGAAGGTATTTTTTATGCAGAAATGATTTATGTGGATGAGCGTGAAGGCAAAAAAATAATTGTAGATGCACGTCCTTCTGATGCCATTGCAATCGGTTTGCGTTTTGATGCACCTATCTTTACAACAGACACTATTATGCGTGAAGCAGGAATCACCACTACAAATTCGGAAGAAGGAGAAGCATTAGAACAAGAAGAAAGTGCAAAAGAACCCAAGAAAAAGAAAACAAAGAAAAAAGCTGTTTCTTTAGAAGCTATGTCTGTAACAGAACTAGAAGCTGAAATGGAAAAAGCTGTGGCAGATGAAGATTATGAAAAAGCTGCCAAAATTAGAGATGAAATGAATAAACGAAATTAA
- a CDS encoding tyrosine-type recombinase/integrase, whose product MENTNTNQSLRTVSKNNFGINQTITYFEKSLEKPHNYVRIAKQYLVFTMEFNFAIDKMSLDMFVEKKAAVYKTACRKFLKFAQKNDIHRVYDDATPNYKGNRYVLAFLANAQLSENSKETYSRALQEFYSFMNAKSLPPNRTTVLSFVQQCKNNGLSPHTTNTYLSAIKQFVQFCVLKREDLKIEKKLVEQMRDVAYVKVLKTGGTTKKYAKDSLTEQERTHLLKTITNSKDKAIIGLMAYQGLRTIEVVRLSWKDIKVQEGKNYLAVWGKGREEKELIPLLPECHKILIDYQMSITRPEGSMFDFKETSSIRKITNKWLTIAGLKRENVSAHSLRHTVAQLMLDKGIPKPMVQRFLRHKSESMTSTYTAKQEDREFLNYEF is encoded by the coding sequence GTGGAAAATACAAACACAAATCAGTCTTTACGAACAGTTTCAAAAAACAATTTTGGTATCAACCAAACCATTACTTATTTCGAAAAATCTCTTGAAAAACCTCATAATTACGTCCGAATAGCAAAGCAGTATTTAGTCTTTACGATGGAGTTTAATTTTGCTATCGACAAAATGAGCTTAGACATGTTTGTGGAAAAAAAAGCAGCCGTTTACAAAACTGCGTGCAGAAAATTCTTGAAATTTGCTCAAAAAAATGATATTCATAGAGTTTATGATGACGCTACACCAAATTATAAAGGAAATAGATATGTGTTGGCTTTCCTTGCCAATGCACAATTAAGCGAAAATAGCAAAGAAACATATTCTAGAGCATTGCAAGAATTCTATTCTTTTATGAATGCGAAATCTCTTCCTCCTAATCGTACAACTGTTTTATCCTTTGTTCAGCAATGCAAAAATAATGGACTGAGTCCACATACCACAAATACCTATTTATCAGCCATAAAACAGTTTGTACAGTTTTGTGTTTTGAAGCGAGAAGATTTGAAAATAGAAAAAAAGTTAGTAGAGCAAATGCGTGATGTAGCCTATGTAAAAGTGTTGAAAACAGGAGGAACAACCAAAAAATACGCTAAAGATTCGCTCACAGAACAAGAACGCACTCATTTATTAAAAACCATTACCAACTCAAAAGATAAAGCAATTATCGGACTTATGGCATATCAAGGTTTGAGAACGATTGAGGTAGTGCGTTTGTCGTGGAAAGATATAAAAGTGCAAGAAGGAAAAAATTACTTAGCTGTTTGGGGAAAAGGACGAGAAGAAAAAGAACTCATTCCACTTTTACCAGAATGCCATAAGATTTTGATTGATTACCAAATGTCTATCACTCGTCCAGAGGGAAGTATGTTTGATTTTAAGGAAACAAGTAGCATCAGAAAAATTACTAATAAATGGCTCACTATAGCAGGACTAAAACGTGAAAATGTTTCTGCACACAGTTTGCGCCACACCGTTGCACAGCTTATGCTTGATAAAGGAATTCCAAAACCAATGGTTCAGCGTTTTCTACGACACAAATCTGAATCTATGACTAGTACCTACACAGCAAAACAAGAAGATAGAGAGTTTTTGAATTATGAGTTTTAG